The window TCATGCTCATCAGGGTCAGTACCGACGGCACCAGGCGGGTAAAGCCTTCGGTATATTTCAGCCCGACCGCCCAGCCGACTTCGAGCAAACCCGCAACGAACAACAATAGCCAAGCCATAAGACGGCCTCCGCGTTAGGCAGGGCCGTCCCTGCGGATGATGTTGATTGGAGGTCGTCCTCGCAGCCCCTATATGAGGGGTGCCGGAGAGTCCCGCAACTGCGGCATTCCCGCGCAAATCCCCTTGATTGCGCCCGGTTTCCCTGCCACAGGCACGTTTATGTCCGACATCGCTCTCCCCACCGAATCGCCTGTGCGCTCCTCGCTTGCCGCGGAGGTCGCGCGCCGCCGCACCTTCGCGATCATCTCGCATCCCGACGCCGGCAAGACCACGCTGACCGAAAAGCTGCTGCTGTTCGGCGGCGCCATCAATCTCGCCGGCCAGGTCAAGGCCAAGGGCGAACGCCGCAACACCCGTTCCGACTGGATGAAGATCGAGCGCGACCGCGGCATCTCCGTGGTCACCTCGGTGATGACCTTCGAATTCCAGAACCTGGTGTTCAACCTCTTGGACACGCCGGGCCATGAGGACTTTTCGGAAGACACCTACCGCACGCTGACCGCGGTGGATTCCGCGGTCATGGTGATCGACGCCGCCAAAGGCATCGAGGCGCGCACGCTCAAATTGATCGAGGTGTGTCGTCTCAGAGATATCCCGATCATCACCTTCATCAACAAGATGGACCGCGAGAGCCGCGACACCTTCGATCTCCTGGACGAGATCGAGAAGACGCTGGCGCTCGACACCACGCCGATGACCTGGCCGGTCGGCCGCGGCCGCGATTTCCTCGGCACCTACGACATTCACACCGGCGGCATTCGCCTGCTCGAAGGCGGCGGCGCCAAGACCGGCGCTGCGGAGAAGATTGACGTCGCCGAACTCGCCGGCCGCAATCCCAATCTCGACGTCAGCGAAATCATCGATGAGCTGGCGCTGGTCAAGGAAGCCAGCAAGCCGTTCGACCTCGCCTCGTTCCGCGAGGGCCACATGACGCCGGTGTATTTCGGCTCGGCGCTGCGCAATTTCGGCGTCGGCGATCTGCTGCAGGGGCTGGGCCAGTTCGCGCCGGCACCGCGCGCGCAGGAAAGCAACCTGCGCAAGGTCGAGGCTGACGAGCCCAAGATGAGCGCCTTCGTGTTCAAGATCCAGGCCAACATGGATCCGAACCACCGCGACAGAATCGCGTTTGCGCGGCTGTGCTCGGGCAAGCTGACAAGGGGCATGAAGGCCAAGCTGGTGCGCACCGGCAAGAACATGTCGCTGTCGTCGCCGCAGTTCTTCTTCGCGCAGGACCGCGCGCTGGCCGATGAAGCCTTCGCCGGCGACGTGGTCGGCATTCCCAACCACGGCACGCTGCGGATCGGCGACACGCTGACCGACGGCGAGGATCTCACCTTCATCGGCGTGCCCAGCTTCGCGCCGGAAATCGTCCGCCGCGTCCGGCTCGGCGATGCGATGAAGGCGAAGAAGCTGAAGGAAGCGCTGCAGCAGATGTCGGAGGAGGGCGTCGTGCAGGTGTTCCGCCCGCGCGACGGCGCGCCGGCTTTGGTCGGTGTCGTCGGTCCCTTGCAGCTCGACGTACTCAAGGCCCGCCTCGACGCCGAATACCAGCTGCCGGTGAATTTCGAAGTGTCGGAATTCTCGCTGGCGCGCTGGATCTCCTGCGACGACCGCAAGAAGCTCGACGCCTTCGTCGCCGCCAACAATTCCGGCGTCGCCGACGACGTCGATGGCGATCCGGTGTTCCTCGCCAAGAACGAGTTCTATCTCGGCTACACCAAGGAGCGCGCCGAAGGCATCGTGTTTTCCAGCATCAAGGACGTGAAGAAGAAGGCGTAAGAAGAGGGGAGCGCGAAGACTCGCGGACGCCGGTTAACGTATGCCGGTCTCGTGCACCGCGTCCGGGACACGAGGGTGTGCGTTCGTATTGCACGATTTCCCGATTCAAATTTCAAACAGCCATAACCTCGCCTTCTCGCGGCTCCATCGAGCCCGAGTTTTGCGGACACTTGCCAGACCGAAGCGTATACGCCCCCGTAGTCGGGTCGAACGTCAATGTACCGAACCGATAATTGCTATCCACCCGGCATCTTGACGACATTGATCTCGATTGCCGCAAAATAAGCTGCAAGATCTTCGATGTCCGTGTCGGACAAAGATGAAGCTACCACCGACATAGCGTCGTTCTTTCGGGTACCGGATTTGTACGCTTGCAGTTGTGCGACGATGTATGGCTCGATTTGCGCGGCGATGTTTGGTGCATCCGGGGCCTTTGAAAGCCCGTCGAGGCCGTGACATGCCTGGCACATCAGAGCCTTCGTACGGCCAGCTTTTACGTCGCCCGCTCTGCACACGCTGCCGCCGGCTACGAGAAGACAAGCTGACGCGAACAGGTGGACAGCCAGCAGTGCCGCCTTGGGATACGCAGAAATCATCCTAAACCCTCAGGGATCTTGCACCATGGAAGGCATGATGGCCCCGCGTCAGGGGGCCACCATCTTAGATCAAGATGTTACTTGCCGTCGTACCAGATGCGATAGAGCGCTCCGACGAGATCGTCCGAGACCAGCAGCGAACCATCTGGCAACTGCGCCACGTCGACGGGGCGACCCAGGTAATAGCCATTCTCGTTCCACCCCTCGGCAAACGGTTCAGACTTTCCCGCGGCATGGCCGTCGTCCTTGAGGAACGTCACCATCACACGCGCGCCAACCGGCGCGGTTCGATTCCATGAACCGTGCTGGGTCGAGAAGATCGCGCCCTGATATTTTTTCGGAAACATGCTGCCGGTGTAGAACATCAGGCCGAGGTCTGCCGCATGGGCTGCCTGTTCCACTTCAGGGAAAACCACATTGGCGGGCGGGGTATCGTTCTTGTATTCGACGGTGCGCGTACGACCGCCGCCATACCAGGGAAAGCCGAAATCCTGACCAGCATTGGCGATGCGGTTCATTTCGCCCGGGGGTTGCTCGTCGCCCATGCCATCGACCTGATTGTCGTTGGTCCAGAGCGACTTGTCCTTGGGGTGGAAATCCATGCCGACCGGGTTGCGCAGTCCAACCGCATAGACCTCGCGGTTCTTGCCGTCACGGTCCATGCGGATGATCCCGCCGATGCCGAGCTTGCGGTACATATCGAACTTCTCTTTTGCCGGCACGTTGTAGGGCTGACCCAATTGAATATAGAGCTTGTTGTCCGGGCCGATCCGGCATGTGCGCGCCGTGTGGTTATAGCTCTCCTCGGACTTAGGGATCAGTTCGCCTTCGGGAACGACGACACCCGCAACAACGTCTGCGCTCTCATAGAAGAATTCGGCCGCCGGATATTCCAGCACGCGATTTTGCTCGGGGATATAAAGGAAGCCGTCCTTCGAGAAGCACCCGCCATTGGGTATCTTCTTTGGCAGGGTCGGAGCGAACTCCTTGACCTCGTCGCCCACGCCGCCACGGGCGCGGTCGGTCACTACCCAGACTTTTGACTTGCGCGTGCCCACGAATGTCGCAACGCCCTGTGGGCCGACCGCGATATGGCGAGCGTCCGGCACGAGCGCGTAAAGCGAGATGTGAAAGCCTGCCGGGAGCTTGATCTTGGTCAGGTTCTGTTTGACCTGTTCGGCTTTCGCACCGGTCTGCGGAATCTCCGGCCAATCGGCCGTGCTACCCGTGTGGTGCATCGCACCTAATGTTTCGAGTGCGTTTGGCGCCGGCGGCGCCGGCTGCGCAGCAGCCGGCCAGGCCGCCAGCGTCAACATCGCCGCGGTTGCTTTCAAATGAAGTTTCATTGATGCCTCCCTGGGATGCCCCCAATTCTAACGGGCGACCACCCGCTGCCGGGGAATGCCGATATCAATGCGCCGGTTCGGACCATTGTCAAACGGCAATCAAGTTATTTCAGAGCATTAGCGACACCGCGACAGGCCGTTGCGGGTTGATGGTACGGCCGTGGACTTGATTCAAATTCCGAAACTGGAGCCCCAGGTCAGTAAACGTGCTGAAAATAACTAGCTATGAAAAACTAGTACCCACTTTTCTTGGATCGTGAGTCGTGATTCAAGACATGGATGATACCCGAAGCAAGAGAAGTCCACCTTTCGAGGAAAGATCGCAAGGTGCTTGAAGCATGTTGCCGCTCACCGGTGACATTGCAGCGCGATTTGAAGCGGGCGCGGATCGTTCTGTTGGCGGCGGACGGGCGCAGCACCCGCTCAATCGCCAAGGAAGTTGGGGTTCAGCCGCGGATTGTCAGCCTTTGGCGGCATCGCTATGCCGACCAAGGCCTTGAAGGGCTGCAAGACAAGCCGCGGCCTGGCAAGCAGCCGATTTATACGAAGACGACCGACAAGCGGATTCTGAAGCTGCTGGATAAGCCGCCCCCGCAAGGGTTTGCGCGCTGGACCGGCCCTCTGCTGGCCGAGGCGCTGGGCGATGTTGACGTCCAATATGTCTGGCGGTTCCTGCGCAGCCACAAGATTGACCTCGCGGCTCGCAAGTCCTGGTGCGAGAGCACCGACCCGAACTTTACGGCCAAAGCTGCCGATGTTGTTGGCCTCTACGTCGCCCCGCCCGCGAAGGCCATTGTACTATGCGTGGACGAGAAGCCCTCGATCCAGGCTTTGGAGCGAGCGCAGGGCTATCTGAAGTTGCCCAATGGCCGCGCCTTGACCGGCCAGAGCCACGATTACAAGCGGCATGGCACCACAACACTGTTTGCGGCACTCGAGGTCGCCACTGGAAAGATCATCGCGGCTCATTCAAAACGGCGTCGCCGCGTCGAGTTTCTCGACTTCATGAACAGCGTCACCGCGGCCTTTCCGGGCCGAAAGCTTCACGTCATCCTCGACAACCTCAACACCCACAAGAAAAACGAACATTGGCTCAAGGCCCACCCCAACGTGCAATTTCATTTCACGCCGACAAGCGCGTCCTGGCTCAATCAGGTCGAGGTATGGTTTTCGATCTTGCAGGGGCAGTCGCTTAGCGGCACCTCCTTCACAAGCCTCAAGCAGCTTCAGGAACACATCGATGCCTACGTCAACGCGTACAACGACAAAGCCGAGCCCTTCGTCTGGACCAAGAAAAAGGTCCGTCAACGCCGTTTCAAAGGCCGCCGTATCACTCAGCTCTGATTCCGGGTACTAGGTATTCGCTGAGCGGCCTCTATGTCGTCTCCACTTTTGGAGCGCGTATAGAAGTTTCGTCATCGACGTTGGCGACGACTTAGATCGACGATCCATTCTCCACATTCTTCTTGATATTTCCCAACCCCAGCACCGCTTCATCATCCATCCGCGCAATCATCTCTTCCGTCGGCGCTTTGGGCCGCGCGGGGTTGCGCATGGTGCGGATGAACCTGGTGCCGCCGTCCACCGGCTCGCAGATGTACTGCACCACGATCGGGCCCATGAAATCGATCTGCGTCAGGCCGATCCACAATCTCGGATGCTCGCAGGCGATCACCAGCCAGTCGAGGCTGACCGGGCCGGTGCGCGTCGACCAGTGTTCGTGAAAGCTGTCGCCGAACCGCATCGGGCGGTCGTCGCAATCGATCTGGTGCGAGGAGGGCAGCCACTGCGGCCATGATTTCGGATTGGTGACGTAGTCGAACACGGCGGCGGGCGCGGCCGCGATGACGATGGAATGGCTGCGCTCGAACGGATGCGTGGTCATGGGATTCCCTGGCGTTTCCTGGTGTTTCCTGCTCGTGCGGATGTGATCCGCTTGCATCTTGATTACGCCGGATTGGCGCATCACTTCAATCGGGCAGGGCACTTGATAAGGATCTCTCCATGCTGCGGCGCATTGTTATTGCATGCTGGGCCATCGTGGCGTTCGCGGTCGTTGCCGGGGCCGCCGAGGCCCGCCCGCGCCATTCGATCGATGCCACGCCGTTTTCGCATGCGCCATGCAGCGTGCTCGACGGCCAGCCCTGCACGCCCTCGACTTGCAGCGTGTTCAACCAAGGCCCGTGCATTCCCGAGATCGACTATCCCATCGGCGAAAACCTGCAGGTGACGATCCTCAGCGTGCCGGCCAAGGATGACGCGGCAAAATACCGGAAGCCCGGTCACGACCTCGACACCATCGGCGACCTGTTCGCGGCGCTGCGGTCGTGCTGGTCGCCGCCACCGGTCGACGATGCGCGCGAGGGCATGCAGATGTCGGTGATGTTCAGCTTCAAGCGCTCCGGCGCGATGATCGCCGCGCCGCGCCTGACCTATGCGACGCCGGGCGTGTCGACGGATCTGCGAAACAACTATCTGAAGGCGATCAATGCCTCGCTCGACGCCTGCGCGCCGCTGCCGTTCACATCAGGGCTCGGTGGCGCCATTGCCGGGCGGCCGATCATGATCCGCTATGTCGATAATCGCGCGCTGCAGAAGCAGTCCGGCAAGTAGCGTGCGGCCATGAACCGGTTCCGCAGACGCGGCGACCAACCGGCAGATCAACCCGGGAGGCTGCGATGCTGCTGCGCGTGACGA is drawn from Nitrobacteraceae bacterium AZCC 2146 and contains these coding sequences:
- a CDS encoding peptide chain release factor 3 (product_source=KO:K02837; cath_funfam=2.40.30.10,3.30.70.870,3.40.50.300; cog=COG4108; ko=KO:K02837; pfam=PF00009,PF03144,PF16658; superfamily=50447,52540,54980; tigrfam=TIGR00503), with the protein product MSDIALPTESPVRSSLAAEVARRRTFAIISHPDAGKTTLTEKLLLFGGAINLAGQVKAKGERRNTRSDWMKIERDRGISVVTSVMTFEFQNLVFNLLDTPGHEDFSEDTYRTLTAVDSAVMVIDAAKGIEARTLKLIEVCRLRDIPIITFINKMDRESRDTFDLLDEIEKTLALDTTPMTWPVGRGRDFLGTYDIHTGGIRLLEGGGAKTGAAEKIDVAELAGRNPNLDVSEIIDELALVKEASKPFDLASFREGHMTPVYFGSALRNFGVGDLLQGLGQFAPAPRAQESNLRKVEADEPKMSAFVFKIQANMDPNHRDRIAFARLCSGKLTRGMKAKLVRTGKNMSLSSPQFFFAQDRALADEAFAGDVVGIPNHGTLRIGDTLTDGEDLTFIGVPSFAPEIVRRVRLGDAMKAKKLKEALQQMSEEGVVQVFRPRDGAPALVGVVGPLQLDVLKARLDAEYQLPVNFEVSEFSLARWISCDDRKKLDAFVAANNSGVADDVDGDPVFLAKNEFYLGYTKERAEGIVFSSIKDVKKKA
- a CDS encoding cytochrome c553 (product_source=COG2863; cath_funfam=1.10.760.10; cleavage_site_network=SignalP-noTM; cog=COG2863; pfam=PF00034; superfamily=46626; transmembrane_helix_parts=Outside_1_9,TMhelix_10_32,Inside_33_119), with product MISAYPKAALLAVHLFASACLLVAGGSVCRAGDVKAGRTKALMCQACHGLDGLSKAPDAPNIAAQIEPYIVAQLQAYKSGTRKNDAMSVVASSLSDTDIEDLAAYFAAIEINVVKMPGG
- a CDS encoding glucose/arabinose dehydrogenase (product_source=COG2133; cath_funfam=2.120.10.30; cleavage_site_network=SignalP-noTM; cog=COG2133; pfam=PF07995; superfamily=50952); the encoded protein is MKLHLKATAAMLTLAAWPAAAQPAPPAPNALETLGAMHHTGSTADWPEIPQTGAKAEQVKQNLTKIKLPAGFHISLYALVPDARHIAVGPQGVATFVGTRKSKVWVVTDRARGGVGDEVKEFAPTLPKKIPNGGCFSKDGFLYIPEQNRVLEYPAAEFFYESADVVAGVVVPEGELIPKSEESYNHTARTCRIGPDNKLYIQLGQPYNVPAKEKFDMYRKLGIGGIIRMDRDGKNREVYAVGLRNPVGMDFHPKDKSLWTNDNQVDGMGDEQPPGEMNRIANAGQDFGFPWYGGGRTRTVEYKNDTPPANVVFPEVEQAAHAADLGLMFYTGSMFPKKYQGAIFSTQHGSWNRTAPVGARVMVTFLKDDGHAAGKSEPFAEGWNENGYYLGRPVDVAQLPDGSLLVSDDLVGALYRIWYDGK
- a CDS encoding transposase (product_source=COG3415; cath_funfam=3.30.420.10; cog=COG3415; pfam=PF13358,PF13565; superfamily=46689,53098), with product MLEACCRSPVTLQRDLKRARIVLLAADGRSTRSIAKEVGVQPRIVSLWRHRYADQGLEGLQDKPRPGKQPIYTKTTDKRILKLLDKPPPQGFARWTGPLLAEALGDVDVQYVWRFLRSHKIDLAARKSWCESTDPNFTAKAADVVGLYVAPPAKAIVLCVDEKPSIQALERAQGYLKLPNGRALTGQSHDYKRHGTTTLFAALEVATGKIIAAHSKRRRRVEFLDFMNSVTAAFPGRKLHVILDNLNTHKKNEHWLKAHPNVQFHFTPTSASWLNQVEVWFSILQGQSLSGTSFTSLKQLQEHIDAYVNAYNDKAEPFVWTKKKVRQRRFKGRRITQL
- a CDS encoding uncharacterized protein YndB with AHSA1/START domain (product_source=COG3832; cog=COG3832; pfam=PF10604; superfamily=55961) — protein: MTTHPFERSHSIVIAAAPAAVFDYVTNPKSWPQWLPSSHQIDCDDRPMRFGDSFHEHWSTRTGPVSLDWLVIACEHPRLWIGLTQIDFMGPIVVQYICEPVDGGTRFIRTMRNPARPKAPTEEMIARMDDEAVLGLGNIKKNVENGSSI
- a CDS encoding hypothetical protein (product_source=Hypo-rule applied; cleavage_site_network=SignalP-noTM; transmembrane_helix_parts=Inside_1_4,TMhelix_5_22,Outside_23_202); amino-acid sequence: MLRRIVIACWAIVAFAVVAGAAEARPRHSIDATPFSHAPCSVLDGQPCTPSTCSVFNQGPCIPEIDYPIGENLQVTILSVPAKDDAAKYRKPGHDLDTIGDLFAALRSCWSPPPVDDAREGMQMSVMFSFKRSGAMIAAPRLTYATPGVSTDLRNNYLKAINASLDACAPLPFTSGLGGAIAGRPIMIRYVDNRALQKQSGK